The Corvus moneduloides isolate bCorMon1 chromosome 20, bCorMon1.pri, whole genome shotgun sequence region ATGACAACTGTCTGTGGGGTAGACATGGAGATAAGAAAACTGAGCCTTAAAGATTCAATccaatgtatttattttcaggggaaaaactTTAGGAATCCATAGGACTTTAGGAAAACCTAGGTGTCTCCAGGCTGTTTGGGACTTGGGCTCCtaaagcagcatctctgctgtcAATCTGACCCTTCTTCTCAAGATTTATGCCCTGTGAGAGGGCTCCTGCCTGTCTCCATCTCCTGAGCCGCTgatgaattttccttttctctatcTGCAGATCCCACTCAACGACCCCCGAATCACCAACAGGAGGGATTGCCTCCCTTTCTTCCGCTCAGCTCCCACCTGCACGCGGGGCAGGGCGATCCGGGAGCAGATCAACGCGCTGACCTCCTTCCTGGACGGCAGCGTCGTGTACGGCAGCGAGGTGGCCGTGGCCAAGCGGCTGCGGGACCGGAGCAGCCAGCGGGGCCTCCTGGCTGTGAACCAGAACTTCACAGACAGGGGCAGGGCGTACATGCCTTTCGGCCCCATGAGGAAGGAGCCCTGCCTCAAGGCCAGCGGGGCAGCTCGAATCCCTTGTTTTTTTGCAGGTGAGTTGGGTGCTGGCACCCCAAACCTGGAATCTGAGGCAGACAATTCCGCCAGCTCCAGTTCACTTCTTTagttgtttgcttttcttatttaaGTAGAAAATAGAATGGAGCAAAACATGAGAGACTGAGGCTGTGCTAGGTAGGAGGAAGGTATTCACCATCTCCAAGTCTTCTTTGTCAGGATAAACCTGGAGTGAAGGTGTCCCATCCACgctcagcagctctggtgcAGGGCCCGAAGTGACCTAGGGACCAGTGCCATGATGGAGCTGAGCAGGCACAGCAATGGCAGCCTGGCCTGGAGGCCATGGCTGGTCCGTACTTGTCATTCCGTGGGTGcctctatcccagcaggaaGGGAACAGCTGTGTAACTACtgtgctggggcacagcaggaaACATTTGTATGTCCCTGCTGCACTGTGAGAGGAGCTtggatcccagctggaatgAGCATGAGGCCAATACCAGACCAAGGTGGCCTTTTAGGGTGTGTTCCCACCACTGTGAAGGCTgagggagcactgggagcactcCAGCCATCAGGACACCCTCCTGCTACGTTTACCCTTTGTCATGCTTTTGGTATCCCCTTGACCCCTTCTTCAACCCAAAATAATTCCTCTGGTCCTGGGCACAGGCTCCCAAAGCCAGACAGGCTCCCAAAGCCAAGCCTTCCCTCCAGCCaaatccctgcacagccacCTCCCTCTTCCCCACTGCTGTCCTTTGCCACGTTCTGTCACAGAGACAGAGCTGACCTCACGGATCCTTAGCACTATTCCCTTCTCCTGGTCCTGCTACTGAGGACCAGGATGTTGCCACGAGCCTGTGGGACCCCAGAGAGGGATGTTTCTGATACAACTCATGAATTAGTGTCTCACTTCCTGGCCTATTTCTTTTGGAGAGCAGGACTTCCCGGCTGGCTCCTGCTGGCTCTGAACACGCCAGGCTGcttgtggcactgctggagaaAGCTTGAGGGCACAACAGATCTCAtcagctgtggagctgctttCTACTCCCTTGGCCCCCTTCACATCTGGCTGGAGTTCCTCTGAACATCCCCATGCTCCTTGCAACCCATCAGCTCCCTCCTCTGAAGCTCATGGTGTTTCATGCTCCCTCCAGGCTCCCACAGCCTTCCACCTGCCCATGGGTCATTCCGTGTGTTCACCTGCTCCCCCAGTCCCGTGAAGGTCTCTCCTTGGTGAGGACCATGCAGGACCTGTGGCCAAAGGCATGTGCCCAGTgagaagcagagcagccaggagtATCAGGTGCTTCCCAGGAGGGGCTTCTGGCCCCATGGGCTCTCAGTGAGGAGCAGTTCCTGTTCCATAGCTGGAACAGACCCATCAATTCTTTTACAGTCATCAGTTCAGGCTGTTTTGGCAGCGTCTTTGAAAATCCAGTGCCTTATTTGTGACTTTTCCGGTCCCTGAGAACTGGGGGAGTTTTACACGTGCAGTTGCCTCACAGGGCTCAGCGTTTcctcccagagctctgctggaagCTCTGGCTGGATGCATTCTGCTCATGGAAACctcacagtgctgcttttgttcCTCCTTCCGCAGTCCCTCACAGGCAGCCTTTGAGAGTGGATGAAAAGGGCTCCGTGCCAAGTGCAGGAGCAAATGCCTCTATTTACTGTGGGACAAAGGGGCTGAATACAACATGTTTACTTTTCTCTGAGTGCTTGTCTATACTCTCATCACCTGCTTGCTCTTGGGTTTCCTGCCCCAGATGTTTGAAGAAGGATTTGATATTTCATTGTGATGCTGTTTGTAATTTATTCCTGCAAGTTGactcattttgcttttccttttactcCCCAGAGAGACTGTGACTGTCACCTTGCTTTGGCCACAGTTTCAGCTGGTTTGAAGGAGGCCTTCTGACTTTCAGAGCTCCTTGGGCCATCTTGACTTCCCTCTTCCCGTTTGCATTTCAAGCTCTGAGACCAAATGTCTCTGATATGGAATCCTGGAGAACACCTCCTTGTATTTAACTTTTTAAGTTGATGCTCCCAGGCCTTCACTGAAACCTTCCCCACCTCTCTGCGAttctcagcacagctgtgacctGTCCAACCCGGTGCTGCCCAATCCTTggtttccttctcctcctctgtgtTTCTTACTCATTTCCTTCACAACACAAATATTGAGACATCTAAAAATTCCCCTGTGCTCGCTTCCCAGTATGACATTCCCACTCCAGTGCCGTATGTGCCCCTCCCAGGTGACACCCGTGCGAGTGAGATGCTGGAGCTGGCCTGCATGCACACACTCTTCGTGCGGGAGCACAACCGCCTGGCTGGAAAGCTGAAGAGCCTCAATCCCCACTGGAATGATGAGAGGCTCTACCAGGAGGCACGAAAGATCCTGGGAGCCATGATCCAGGTACCAGCCATCATCCcacctgccctggctctgcctgcagtCTCACAAGGTTCACGGGTTAGGCTGTGCTAGTGTGGGGTGGTGAAAGGGtgcaggattttggggtgaaagGACCAAATTCTTTCTACCAGCCCCTTTCGACCAAAGCAAAATCACAGAGATACCTGAAATGACAAACACAGAGGGGTCCTCCTGAAACTTTGATGTCCCTCTACTGTTAAATTTACAAAGTGCTTGATGAAATTTTTAATGGCACATTTTTGTTTGAGgaacaggcaaaaaaatcagAGGGGAAGTTTTTTAACCAGTGTTTCGTACCTGATAAAGATGGTACTGGAAATCTGGATTAAAACTCCTCTGGGTTGTGAATCTCCTCCTCTCAATGAttccctgcctatggcagggggttggaatgagatcttgaaggtcccttccaacccaaaccattctgggattctgtgaagaAGCCCCATGTGCTGGTGGGTGCAGCCAGTCATGGTGTCTCCTTGGGACTGGGCTGCACCCAGACTTGACCCTGAATGGGATCCTGGGGTCACACAAACACCTCTGTGCTTGGGAAGCACCTCCCGAGGTCTCTTGTCCAGCCTCCAGTTTGGAGCAGGAATGGCCTCAAAGCCAGATGAGGTTTTACAGCTGGCAGGAAAGGCTGGATCCTATGAGAGAAAGGGACATGGGGTTTCCAAAGGCACTGCATCTCCTTTGAAACCTGTCTTCTGAGCTggtttaacaaaaaataaaaagcaggaatatcAGAATGTTTATGTTTTTATGCTGtcaatttaaatattattgTATTGCTGAAAAACCATGCTGGGCAAGGCAAACACTCGAAGGATTGTCCTTAAAAGTATCATCTCCATCATTGTGTTTACATCAATGGTTTCATCTTCATGCAGTTTTCAGACAATCCATTTTCTCCTACTGACacagaatttgatttttttttttttcaattatattgTGCTGCCTTCTCAATATCCCAGAGAGACATGAGAGCAGGACTGGAAATTTCTGCTGTGGGAGGACTCAGGAGCTGCCCATGGGTGGTGTTACCCCTGTTATCTGCCAATGTTATCTGTGCCATCTGAGGCACACAAGGTGCAGTtctgcctgcctgctgggaaTGGTGACAAGGAGGCAACATTTGGGAGGATTTGGCAGCCTTTtatcttcacagaatcacagaaccaattaggttggagaagacctctaagatcattgagtccaacccatTATTATGTTGCTCTCACCTGCCAGAGCGTGGTGGCAGAGAGAACATGAACAACAACTTTGCTTCCACAGAAACTGATGGCACAGAAACTGATGAAGACATTAACAGTGCATCCTTTCCTTGTTCCCCCCTAGATCATAACCTACAGGGACTACCTGCCTCTCCTGTTGGGATGCAGGTTCCGGAGGTTCATTCCTCGCTACCGGGGCTACAAGGAGTCTGTGGATCCTCGGATATCCAACGTCTTCACCTTGGCTTTTCGCTTTGCTCATGCTGCAGTCCCCCCAACTGTTGGTCGcttaaatgaaaattacagaCCCATAACTCCTGAAATTCAACTCAGAACCTCCTTCTTTGCTGTCTGGAGGATCATTCAAGAAGGTAAATCCTTTCTTGCAGCTCTGCAGTATGGATTTATTTCATTCATCCTTTTTTGCCCTCTCTGGATGAGCTccaaatttaaaagcattttgcattAAATGTATTAAATGGCCTTTACTACCAGCCAGAGCTTTCCCAACAGAACTGTTCCCTGTAGTCAAGGGCAGCCCATCATGTTACAAAATGGTCTGATTGCTTAATTGCTGTGGCCTCCAAGAACATtattcaaagtattttcttcttaattctTTAAGCGCAGGAAAATTGATTCTCAGGTAGTAGAAGCTTATCATTAAATATAAGCTGTGCTCACCTCTCTGGGGCCTCTTACACACACACCAgcctccctgcactgctcaCACGTCCCTGCTTCAGGTGGAATTGATCCCAGTTTCCCTGTGGATGGGATTTCTCTGCAGGAGGGATTGATCCATATCTCCGGAGCCTCATGGCCAACCAGGCCAAGCTGATGACACAGCAGCAGATGGTGGTGAGCGAGCTCCGGGATCGGCTGTTTGAGCAGGTTGAAAGGATTGGGTTTGATTTAGCTGCCCTCAACATGCAGCGCAGCCGAGATCACGGCCTTCCAGGTAAGTCAGCTGTAGGAGCAGAGcttacaaaggaaaacaagtggAAATCAGGCGTTTTTGTGATTAAACATTGAGAAACTTCTCCAGCCCATGCTTGGCTGAAATTACTCAGGAGTTGGATTCAGCGATCCTTATGAGTCTCTTCCGGAGCAGGACATTCGGTGATTCTATGATGCTCTTTCCCAAaccttttccttgtttctgaACAACCACAGGTAAGTGGGTGGAGGCTGAGCACTGAaggcacagcctggctgaagCTGCAGGAGACACGTGGAGGCAGGAGAACACGGGGCGTTGCACAGACCAGAGTCTGGTGTTCAGTGACTGActcatttctattttattgGTAAAATAGCTCAGCAACAAGTTTGCAGGAGTGGAATTAGGGCTGTAAGTCCCCTGTGACTTCTCTGCAACCATCTGTAGTCCACACATGACTGGAAGAGCAGATTCCAATATGTAAAGAAAATCTCATTATAATGTCTCTATTAAATCTGtgtcccagaaaaaaaaaaaaaaacaacaaacaaccaAGCATGTCAGAACCACTCTCAGGGCTCTGCAAAACCAGTGTAATGGCATTGCAAGATGGTCTTGAGAAATAGATTGTTGATGGGACTTCAGAGCTGGCTCCTGGGTGGGTCCTTGCCCAACAGTGTCATTAGGCTGATGTAAGTGCCCGGAGCTGCTGTGTCAGCAACATCGTGAGGGATGCAACAGGGCTCCTGTTTGAAACTGGGATGAAAACCGAGCTGGATCCACGGGTTTTAAGCCCAGTCAAAGGCTTTGTGGTACATCCAGGTGCATCATCAGCTCACAGAATTTCTCTGCCTTGGTCACAACAGAAGGTTGTgattttttccatgctttgtTGAGGAACACCATCATGCAAAACCTGATGGGAACCACAAATCCTGAGTTTCCAGACCTAACATGGTGGGAGTGACATGTATTTCTAGTGAATTTGGGTTTAGCTTTAGGTCTCAACCCACCAATGAGTGCTGCTGTACTCCTTTATATTAGACATCCATTAAGGTGGTGATGGCATAGCAAGGTCAAAAACCCTCCctaattaattttctgattaAGAAAATTCTCTGTGTCCTGGAATTGTTTGACAGTGGTGTCATCCAGGCACCATATGGTGTGtctttttctcctaattctcCCTGGTCTTTAGACAGAAGACAGtaggtttggattggatatcaggaaaaaattctttcctgtgagggtgggcaggccctggcacagggtgcccagagcagctgtggctgcccctggatccctggcggtgcccaaggccaggctggacattggggcttggagcagcctgggacagtgagaggtgtccctgcccatggaagggggttggaatgagatgagctttattatcccttccaactcaaatcattccatgattccatgacatcctgctcacagcagaggGGTTTGCTGCAGCATCATCTCATCTCCTCCACCAAGATGCAGAACTATGCACCATTTGTGGCCCAGTGGATTTTTGGCTGTTTGCAGTCCAGAAAAATTAGTCCAGCTGGCAAAGTCTGGTGGCTAAAGTAACTTGGGCTGTGTGGAGTGGGTGGCTTGTCCCCACGGCTGGACAGGGACCAGCTGTGGGGAAGCACTTGGTCATCCTCCTGTTATGGAGAGAGGGGTCATCAACATCTTGTCCAGGTTCATTTTCAGTGAAGGCAACGTCAGTTGCATCCCTGCTGAGTGGAGCAGAACTGCTGGAAGGTGGTGGAACAACTCCCACCTGCAAAGACACGGCTCTCCCTAAACAGGAGAAAGGCCAGGCAGGAAGAACTGGCTCTGAGGAGCGGGAAGTCAGTAGCgttaacagaaatacagaaaaatgttttaaacattttgggACCCTGTAGGTCTCTTTgcaaaagagagggaaaaatctTTCCAGGAGGGGGTGGCACATTAGTGCTCTATCTGCTCTGACATCCAACTACTTGCAGGTTACAACTCCTGGAGACGATTCTGTGGGCTCTCACAGCCCACTGGAGTGAAGTCACTTGGTCGAGTGTTGCGGAATCAGAAGCTGGCAAAGAAGTTCCTGCAGCTCTATGGGACACCGAAGAACATTGACATCTGGATTGGGGCCCTTGCAGAGCCCTTTGTGAATGGAGGCCGAGTTGGGCCCCTCATGGCTTGTCTCATTGGTACCCAGTTCAGGAACGTTCGTGATGGGGACAGGTAAGAGGGGAGCTGGGTACACCAACCTCAAAGTACAGGGAGGCTGGAGTTTATGCAGATTTCTTCACACAGATCTGAAAACCACTCCAGTtgtttgttgcctttttttcagTACTCCTTCaaaagtttctttctctttgtagTGATGTGCTTATTCCTCATCTGATGGTTGAGATCCTGCGCTAAGATCCCTTCCCAGTGAAGTGATGTCTCACTATTTCTTCTTCCCAGCCCAGTTCTGAACTGGAACCCTCTGCTCTGACACGTGGCAGGGCTTGGTCTTTGCTTGTGGTGGATGTGgtgggttggggttttcttgtCAGCCAAAATCACTTCAGCAATGCTGAGGTTTCAACACACCTGaattcctccttcttctccttgaGGTTGCTCAGGGGCTTCAGGTGCAGCAGTGAATTACGTTCCCCATCTAAAGCTGAATTTATGAAGCAAAATCCCTGTACCTGCCAGCAATATTGCCTGAAAATGGGATCACAACCCATGTTTCTGGGAAACGATTGTGCTGAGAGAGACACCAGGATGGGGGGCTTAGAGGCAAACAGTCTGCTGCATGTCTAGAAAACCTGTCTTTATGGCAGGAAACGAACCCTTTTCTAAAAAATTGAGTAGTTATAGGTCTTGTTCCAACATGGCAATCATGTGGCTGTAACCCCAGCCTGTGCACAGTCTATGCAGCCTTTCCCATTTGAAAGAGGGTGCCTGTGCCTCATCTGAGGGCAATTCATTCAATTGCAGCTTTGTTACATGTCCATGgccaaaagaaaagcaaggcaATTATCCAACTGGTGAGTCAGGGCTCTCAatttaaataacagaaattcAAATTTGTTATTGGCAGAAGAAGTTAGTGTTAATGGGAAATAATATTGTGGGAGTCATGAATGTGAAGAAGGCAGAAGGCAAAAATCTgttgtgtctttttctttctcctgcaggTTCTGGTGGCAGAACCCTGGGGTTTTCACTCCTCGCCAGCGCTGTTCACTGGCCAGAATCTCCTTGTCAAGAATAATATGTGACAACACCGGCATCACTAAAGTATCAAGGAATATCTTTCGGGCTAACAGATACCCCCGTGACTTTGTGAGCTGCAGTCAGATCCCAAGGCTGGACCTCAGACCCTGGAAGTCAACGAGCACTGAGGAGCAAGGTATGatctgcaaacagcagcagatccTGCCTGCACACCCCTGAGAAAGCCAGACCCTGTGGTTTAAAACTGAGCTGCCTGACATGGGGCTGGACCTGTGTGCCAGGTACAGCTTTAGATGCTCCACTTCACGAGGTGTACTCAGAGTAGCTCctgcaaaatgcagattttttggCAGACCAAGCCAAGTGCCCtattctgggaatttttttaagaaggacaggctgagggagccggggctgctcagcctcgagaggagccccagctgagaggggccctcagccctggctgtccctggctgcagggagggctcagggcagggcccaggctctgctccggggcccggcagaggcaccagagcaccgggcagggcctgagcccagcaattgccctgcacaggaggcagaactgctgccctgggcagggcccagccctgaacaggctgcccagggaggggctggagtcTCCCTCAGCGGGGATATTGCAGAGCCCTCTGGgcacaatcctgtgccctgtgctctgggatggccctgcctgagcagggaggtggcaccagggaCCCTCTGgggtcccctccagcctggcccagcctgggatttttttctgattaatagACTTTCCATTTAGCCCTTCACTGTTGATGCCAGGGTTTCCTGCCTGGGAAACAATGCCCAGATTGAGGAGGCTGCTCTGTCTGTTGAGATGCTGTTTGTCAGCACATCCTTGTAAGGCCAAAAGCAACTTAGCATTTGAAAAGGAATTCCCAGTCTACTGAAGGGTTTCTGGTTTTGATCTCTGCTTGTAGAGTTGTTGCTTATATTTACACTATTTCTCTCAGATGCCTTCAGGATTTGTAAAATTCTTGAGGTCTAATTCCTTCCAAAATACTCCCTGAAATCCGTGGGAAGTAGATGCAGGGAAGAGTGGCTCTCCCCGGGAAGGGcaggctgttccagtgccttttCCTAACAGAACATCCTTCCTTTCCTGACAGTCAGGTCCTGCCACACTCTCATAATACTAGTTTTTGATCCCTCTTTTCCAGCTTAACCTGTGGAAACAAATCACACAAGGTATAAGGGAGCTAAGGCAGGTTCTTTTCTGttaacacaaagctttttatctCCTCTAGAAAAAGATTCTGGTGACTTTAAATGCTGAACATTGAGGATTTCCCAGATGTCCAGACTCGGGAAGCTGCTGAGGTGGATTAttaatttttactgtgtttatGCTTTTACTGCCTGCAATGTTTGAGCATGGTTCTGTCATTTGCTCAGCTTGATTTGCATGAAGCCTTTACAGTGGGATGGAGCCCAGGAATGAAAGAACTTCATGAAGAGATGCCCCAGATCTGTGCAATCACTCAGTATCACAAAGCCAAGTGAAATGAGTTATCCAGAGGCTGATCCCAAATCACACCAGCTGCTGGCTTAGGCCATAGAACCACACAATGCTTCACCAAGATTTACTGTCAAACACGTTTTGGaccttacttttaaaattttcagccCCCACAGAATGCTCCAGGACATTGCAATGACAGCTGATTTTTgttctcagatttttttgtttgaaagaaataaatccttCAATTTCCAGAGAAAATTTACTAAGGGCAAGATGCctcagagagaagcagaaaaagttGTCCTGCACCCAAACACACTGTCCTAAAATGCTCTGTGCCAGGTTTTGCTCCAGCATGGAAGGAAAAATTTGCCACATGGAAGAGAGTTTTCTCACCACTATTTCCCATATTCCAGAATGCCCAAAACTTCCTCTGATGTGACAGAAACCTGTGACAAGTTATTCCTGAAGCCTGGCACGAGCCAGCATGACTCACCACTGGACTGTAGAGCTGTGGGATGTGGCCTGGTAAAGATAAGAACAGTCTGAACATACAAGAAAGTAACAACTATTCTGGTTTCAATCcaggtttttccctttttctgaaaGGGATCAAACCCactttctcctccctctgtAGCCTGCTATATTCCTGTTTATTGCTTAATAAATTGCAATTTTGGGCTGAGGCCAAGATGTTCTTTGCGCTTTGTAAAAGGTGCAGCAACCACAGGTAGGTTTTCTCTGGGAATATTGGGAAAAGGCAGTTCCTGAAGCGGTGTGTCATTAAAGAAAGAAGGTATTTCTTGCTGCAGCCTCTGACCATAACTCCAGTGTGATGCAGAACTATGAAAGTCAGCACTGATGGCTGGGAGGTGTTGACTGGGCTGCCCCAGtctctgcagctctggtttTCCACTCCTGGTTGTCTAACGGTGACACAGCCCCGTGTCTGCCCAGCCCCTCGGGGACAGAGCATCCTTCATTACTTGTTGTCTTCAGCAATTCCCCTCTGGGGGAGGACGTGACTGGCTCAAATCACCCACAACCCCTCTGTGTGCACTAAGCACAGACACCtgattttttgtattttagccAGGATGAAATTTGGACAATTTGATTAACTTTATCAACTTGATCAAACACTTGCaatgctggcacagcagcataGGGACTGTCCATAGGGTGCCTGGCATGTGCCTGCCTTGGCCAGTGGAGCTCCTGAGGTGGAGGATGcatcctgcaggagctgggatgggatggtttACCTTGATCAACCTCTGCTGCTGATTTCAGAAGCGCAGCTCTCTCTCTCATCTCTATTGAATCTTCTCATTCACTTTGTTTCCCACCTGCAGCCTCACCCAGCTGTTTCTGCTCAGACCTGGATGTCCGACCCAAGTTCATCCTGTCAGGTCCTTCTCCCAGTGCCAACTCAATTTTTCCTTGGTGGATGCCCACCAAGGTGGCCAGTGGGCTGCAGCACATGGTGATTTCAGTCTCTCTAAGGAATAGCTGTGAAGGTGAACACTTCCCAGAGGCCCACAGGACAAGAAGATGCAGGTTACAAAAAGGGAAATAACCTTTAGACAAAGACAAACGTTATTCCCTGGGATAGGGTGTGGTGCAGACACAGGGATGAGAGAGATCTTGGGATCTCCAGCCTTGGGTATTCTCCCAGACTGTGTAGGCCTTGAGCAAGCTCTCTGGATTTGCTGTTAACCCTGCTCTGAGTAGCTGGTTGGCCTGCAGATCTCTTGGTGCCCTTTCCCCCTTCAGTTTTCCTGTGATTTACAGTGATAAACTGTTTTACTTCTAGCCAGAGTTCACTGGCTGGACTCTAAACTAACCCTTGGATGCaagccctgcagcccagcccaggttCCAGTCTGTTGCGCTCTTTTCTGTCAGGGCTGTCTGGATACCACAGAAGTCTTCATGAGCCAGAAGACCTTTTCTTGTAAAACCTCTTCTCCTGTAATTACAAGCACTTCCAGCCATATCTTTGCTCATAAATTGGTCTCCGAAGCTAATTTGTGCCTTGTAAAACTGAGGGTTACATGGATTCATCATGGAGCTGCAGTCAGAGCATCATAAACACTTTCCTCAGTCTTGATGATCTTTCTCTAATATATTTACCCTGGAATCCCTCTGAAGGTTTTAGTATCAATGTTAATGCCTCTAAGTGAGTAGTAGGTGATGAATTCCCTTTTGGCCCGTTCACCCTTTGGTGGCTGGTGACCGATGTGGTCCTTGGCCAGACCCAACACTTTGCCCTTTGATAACTTATCATAGAGACATGGactatcctgagctggaagggacccacaaggatcatccagtccagctcctgtccctgcacagacaccccaacaaccccaccctgggcatccctggcagcgctgtcccaacgctcctggagctctggcagcctcggggccgtgcccattccctggggagcctgggcagtgcccagcaccctctgggggaagaacctttccctgacCTCCAGCTAAACCCCCTAACACAGCTT contains the following coding sequences:
- the LOC116454139 gene encoding eosinophil peroxidase-like; amino-acid sequence: MPSSTWARTFLVHPHVLGLLHLCFFAGMKAESFLRSLVILSLFQASVSSSYDVPLELPDASLLSSVAEARQRVDAAYRSTRDRIKKNLQNNALTPAELLRYFKQPVEGTRAAVRAADYLQTTLSLLKERLRWAVRGDFNVTDLLTPAQMEMIFKATGCDQQDKKISCAASGYRTITGECNNRRNPSLGASNRALARWLPAEYEDGVSVPRGWTEGRRFSGFPLPLVRQVSNEIVRFPPEQLRMDQQRSLMFMQWGQFIDHDLDFSPETPARFPFSGGTDCDTSCAKEPPCFPIQIPLNDPRITNRRDCLPFFRSAPTCTRGRAIREQINALTSFLDGSVVYGSEVAVAKRLRDRSSQRGLLAVNQNFTDRGRAYMPFGPMRKEPCLKASGAARIPCFFAGDTRASEMLELACMHTLFVREHNRLAGKLKSLNPHWNDERLYQEARKILGAMIQIITYRDYLPLLLGCRFRRFIPRYRGYKESVDPRISNVFTLAFRFAHAAVPPTVGRLNENYRPITPEIQLRTSFFAVWRIIQEGGIDPYLRSLMANQAKLMTQQQMVVSELRDRLFEQVERIGFDLAALNMQRSRDHGLPGYNSWRRFCGLSQPTGVKSLGRVLRNQKLAKKFLQLYGTPKNIDIWIGALAEPFVNGGRVGPLMACLIGTQFRNVRDGDRFWWQNPGVFTPRQRCSLARISLSRIICDNTGITKVSRNIFRANRYPRDFVSCSQIPRLDLRPWKSTSTEEQEKDSGDFKC